A window of Roseovarius sp. THAF27 contains these coding sequences:
- a CDS encoding cytochrome P450 has protein sequence MGNLPYLDLKDPGFSTRGPEVVAAREAHWFAETPFGLAVLRYRQVGKILRDRRFRQGSHNWPDTVGIEGRFADFWRDSVIGREGDAHQKLRALAVPALSEEYVLSLVPAFDEIARDLCAELREKSACEFQSAFCEPFAGQAITTLLGMEREAWPLVAHNAADLGLAMGIEAPKYQERFNAACETLFQLADQLVVKVRRGEDSESYVARMVTEFDRNGDCTHEELLNTIVISIFGGVDTTRALLGLGLSLFIENPEQWQMLRRDESLIPNAVEEFIRARPTTTWSTREAVEDVEMDGMVIPKGTVLNLLVHASARDPEICDDPAFDITKKRKRHFGFGGGAHHCIGHFVARTDTGCALDALRQTFRTVAYDGAPEWLPDSGNTGALSLPVKYEVA, from the coding sequence ATGGGCAACCTGCCGTATCTGGACCTGAAAGACCCGGGGTTTTCCACCCGGGGGCCGGAAGTTGTCGCGGCGCGGGAAGCCCATTGGTTCGCCGAGACGCCCTTTGGTCTGGCGGTTTTGCGGTATCGGCAGGTGGGCAAGATCCTGCGCGACCGGCGGTTTCGGCAAGGCAGTCACAACTGGCCGGACACGGTGGGGATCGAGGGGCGGTTCGCGGATTTCTGGCGGGATTCCGTGATCGGGCGCGAAGGCGACGCCCATCAGAAGCTACGCGCGCTGGCGGTACCGGCGCTGAGCGAGGAGTACGTGCTGTCGCTGGTCCCGGCCTTCGATGAGATCGCGCGGGACCTTTGTGCGGAACTGCGCGAGAAGAGCGCCTGCGAGTTCCAGTCGGCATTTTGCGAGCCCTTTGCGGGGCAGGCGATCACCACGCTGCTGGGGATGGAACGCGAGGCGTGGCCGCTGGTGGCGCATAACGCCGCCGACCTGGGGCTGGCGATGGGGATCGAGGCGCCGAAGTATCAAGAGCGGTTCAACGCGGCCTGCGAGACGCTGTTTCAACTGGCCGATCAACTGGTGGTCAAGGTGCGGCGCGGTGAGGATAGCGAGAGTTACGTTGCGCGCATGGTGACGGAGTTCGACCGCAACGGGGACTGCACGCACGAGGAATTGCTGAACACCATCGTGATTTCGATCTTCGGCGGGGTGGATACGACGCGGGCGTTGCTGGGGCTTGGCCTGTCGCTGTTTATCGAGAACCCGGAGCAATGGCAGATGCTGCGCCGGGACGAGAGCCTGATCCCGAACGCGGTGGAGGAGTTCATCCGCGCGCGGCCCACGACCACGTGGTCTACCCGCGAGGCCGTGGAGGATGTGGAGATGGACGGGATGGTGATCCCCAAGGGCACGGTTTTGAACCTGCTGGTCCATGCCTCGGCGCGGGACCCGGAGATTTGCGATGATCCGGCCTTTGACATCACCAAAAAGCGCAAGCGGCATTTCGGCTTCGGCGGCGGGGCGCATCACTGCATCGGGCATTTCGTGGCGCGGACGGATACGGGTTGTGCGCTGGATGCGCTGCGGCAGACGTTCCGTACGGTGGCGTATGATGGCGCGCCGGAATGGTTGCCGGACAGCGGCAACACAGGGGCACTCAGCCTGCCAGTGAAGTACGAGGTGGCGTGA
- the dapA gene encoding 4-hydroxy-tetrahydrodipicolinate synthase: protein MQFEGIWTPIVTPYREDFTVDEGALGDVVEQLIAGGVAGIISAGTTGEYYAQTFEEREWLARKTHELIKGRVPLVVGTGALRTEDSIEFAKMARDVGADAILVATPPYSVPTGREIALHALAIDRAVDMPVMLYNYPGRMGVNMDEETLDRLGRSPNFCGIKESSGDINRLHLIARDYPHLGLLCGMDDQALEFFAWGAKGWVCAGSNFAPEAHVALYRACVVEGDFTKGRAIMSAMMPLMRVLEQGGKFIQCIKHGVTMRGIPAGPPRKPLLPLNKDDKRALEEVIRTMNTAIAAIEGGKK from the coding sequence ATGCAGTTTGAGGGGATCTGGACGCCCATCGTGACGCCCTATCGGGAGGATTTCACGGTGGACGAGGGCGCGCTGGGCGACGTCGTGGAGCAGTTGATCGCGGGCGGTGTGGCCGGGATTATCAGTGCCGGGACCACCGGCGAGTATTACGCGCAGACCTTTGAAGAGCGTGAATGGCTGGCGCGTAAAACGCATGAGTTGATCAAGGGGCGTGTGCCGCTGGTGGTGGGCACGGGCGCGCTGCGCACCGAGGACAGTATCGAATTTGCGAAGATGGCCAGGGATGTGGGCGCCGATGCGATTTTGGTCGCGACGCCGCCCTATTCGGTGCCGACGGGGCGCGAGATCGCGCTGCACGCGCTGGCGATCGACCGGGCGGTGGATATGCCGGTGATGCTGTACAACTACCCGGGCCGGATGGGTGTGAACATGGACGAGGAGACCCTGGATCGCCTGGGCCGCTCGCCGAATTTCTGCGGCATCAAGGAAAGTTCGGGTGATATCAACCGGCTGCACTTGATCGCACGGGACTATCCGCATCTGGGGCTTCTGTGCGGGATGGATGACCAGGCGCTGGAATTCTTTGCCTGGGGCGCGAAAGGCTGGGTCTGTGCCGGGTCGAATTTCGCGCCCGAGGCGCATGTGGCGCTCTACCGGGCCTGCGTGGTGGAGGGGGATTTCACCAAGGGCCGGGCGATCATGTCGGCGATGATGCCGCTGATGCGGGTGCTGGAGCAGGGCGGCAAGTTCATCCAGTGCATCAAGCATGGTGTGACGATGCGGGGCATTCCGGCGGGGCCGCCGCGCAAGCCGCTGTTGCCGCTGAACAAGGATGACAAACGGGCGCTGGAAGAAGTGATCCGTACGATGAATACCGCGATTGCCGCGATCGAAGGGGGCAAGAAATGA
- a CDS encoding GntR family transcriptional regulator has translation MTADKKTQCLEDMRMRILTQEIAPGSDLDEATLCERYAMSRTPMREILQRLGGEGYVDLTQNRGAKVASMDLPVLRTFFQTAPMIYANVARLAAENRRSDEIDGLKDIQDSFRRATQSGDAAKAALQNHRFHLAMGEMAHNPYLLPSLKRMLIDHTRLSQTFYRPASADESLRVVKACDHHDAMIVAIERQEPGLMVDLTIEHWNLSRDRLERFVSPDPLPIDVLPMKDRENAV, from the coding sequence TTGACCGCCGACAAGAAAACCCAGTGCCTGGAAGACATGCGGATGCGTATCCTGACGCAGGAGATCGCGCCCGGCAGCGACCTCGACGAGGCGACGCTGTGCGAGCGTTACGCCATGTCGCGCACGCCGATGCGCGAGATCCTGCAGCGGCTGGGCGGCGAGGGGTATGTGGACCTGACACAGAACCGCGGCGCCAAGGTGGCGTCGATGGACCTGCCGGTATTGCGGACATTCTTTCAGACCGCGCCGATGATCTATGCCAATGTCGCGCGGCTGGCCGCCGAGAACCGGCGGTCGGATGAGATTGACGGGTTGAAGGACATACAGGACTCGTTTCGCCGGGCCACGCAAAGCGGCGACGCGGCGAAGGCGGCGTTGCAGAACCACCGCTTTCACCTGGCGATGGGAGAGATGGCGCACAATCCCTACCTGCTGCCCAGCCTGAAGCGCATGCTGATCGACCATACGCGGCTGAGCCAGACGTTCTATCGCCCCGCCTCGGCGGACGAGTCGCTGCGGGTGGTGAAGGCCTGCGACCACCATGACGCGATGATCGTGGCCATCGAGCGGCAAGAGCCGGGCCTGATGGTCGATCTGACGATAGAGCACTGGAACCTGTCGCGGGATCGGCTGGAGCGCTTCGTGAGCCCCGACCCGTTGCCGATTGACGTTTTGCCGATGAAGGATCGTGAAAATGCAGTTTGA
- a CDS encoding SDR family NAD(P)-dependent oxidoreductase, with the protein MRFEGQCALVTGGAGGIGAALVRALRAEGALVAVSDRQSGAVEAEAHLDGDLLDGAFCDAQPGRAEAALGGLDLVFNNAGVITRGDITTARDDDWRLTMGVNVEAPFRICRAAIPILAARGGGAIVNTSSCWGLRPGPSHPVYVTSKAAIASLTQCLGRDHAHQGIRVNAVCPNEVDTAMLRTGFAARGLDPERAIEDLNASVPLGHIASPQEIVDVMLFLASDAARYMCGALVEVNGGKAVI; encoded by the coding sequence ATGCGGTTCGAGGGACAGTGTGCGCTGGTCACAGGCGGCGCGGGCGGCATCGGCGCCGCGCTGGTGCGGGCGCTGCGGGCCGAGGGCGCTCTTGTGGCGGTGAGCGACCGACAGAGCGGCGCGGTGGAGGCCGAGGCGCATCTGGATGGTGACCTGCTGGACGGGGCGTTTTGCGACGCGCAGCCGGGAAGGGCGGAGGCGGCGTTGGGCGGTCTGGACCTGGTGTTCAACAATGCGGGCGTGATCACGCGGGGTGACATTACCACGGCGCGCGATGACGACTGGCGCCTGACCATGGGGGTGAATGTGGAGGCGCCGTTTCGGATTTGTCGGGCGGCGATCCCGATCCTGGCCGCGCGGGGCGGCGGGGCGATCGTGAACACCTCGTCCTGCTGGGGGTTGCGGCCGGGACCGAGCCATCCGGTCTACGTGACCAGCAAAGCGGCGATTGCCAGCCTGACGCAATGCCTTGGCCGGGATCACGCGCACCAGGGCATCCGGGTGAACGCGGTCTGCCCCAACGAGGTGGACACGGCAATGCTGCGCACGGGCTTTGCGGCACGCGGGTTGGACCCGGAGCGGGCCATCGAAGACCTGAACGCGAGCGTGCCGCTAGGGCATATCGCCAGCCCGCAAGAGATCGTGGACGTGATGCTGTTCCTGGCGTCGGACGCGGCGCGGTACATGTGCGGGGCGCTGGTGGAAGTGAACGGTGGAAAGGCCGTGATATGA
- the cueR gene encoding Cu(I)-responsive transcriptional regulator, with protein sequence MNISQVSDKTGLPPKTIRYYEEIGLVTPERGANGYRVFEDTHLHKLAFLGRARTLGFSIEDCRTLLALYEDDTRASADVKAIAREHLARINDKIAQLQSMADTLGHLVACCAGDTRPDCPILNDLARH encoded by the coding sequence ATGAACATCTCCCAAGTCTCGGACAAGACCGGCCTGCCGCCCAAGACCATCCGCTATTACGAGGAGATCGGCCTTGTCACGCCCGAGCGCGGTGCCAACGGATACCGCGTCTTCGAAGACACCCACCTGCACAAGCTCGCCTTTCTGGGCCGCGCGCGCACGCTGGGCTTCTCGATAGAGGATTGCCGCACGCTGCTGGCGCTCTACGAGGACGACACCCGCGCCAGTGCCGACGTCAAGGCCATCGCCCGCGAGCACCTTGCACGGATCAATGACAAGATCGCGCAACTGCAATCCATGGCCGACACGCTCGGCCACCTGGTCGCGTGCTGCGCCGGCGACACGCGGCCCGACTGCCCGATCCTCAACGACCTCGCCCGCCACTGA
- a CDS encoding aldehyde dehydrogenase has protein sequence MSKLLTRDEYGAIAAEIDLPKAPFVDGKFRKGSGPVMETVNPATGDVLAKISTANAKDVDFAVEKAREAFERGEWAKAHPSERKDVLIRLCKLITRRRHEFAVMESLDSGKPIRDCETVDIPEVIHTIKWHAELIDKIYDQVGPSGDDALSLIVREPLGVVACVLPWNFPLLMMAWKIGPALAAGNSVIVKPAEQTSLTALRLAEVAHMAGVPRGVLQVLPGDGPSVGEPLGLHMGVDMVSFTGSTETGKRFLRYAANSNMKKVTLECGGKNPAVVLEDAENLDHVAEHVVNAAFWNMGENCSAASRVIVHKAVKAPLMQRIVARMRDWKTGDPLDPANHLGALVDGEHTKKVAGYLKGKAVAGGAKPKGNFIAPTVYEVKKDDKRAKEEIFGPVLSVIEVASEAEAIALANDTAYGLAASVFTSNVRRAIRAAREIRAGTVTVNCYGEGDIATPFGGYKQSGFGGRDNGVHAHDQFTEVKTIWVDLSDPKDGDLVG, from the coding sequence ATGAGCAAGCTTCTGACACGGGACGAATACGGCGCGATTGCCGCCGAGATCGATCTGCCCAAGGCGCCTTTCGTGGATGGCAAGTTCCGCAAGGGATCGGGGCCGGTGATGGAGACGGTGAACCCGGCGACGGGGGACGTGCTGGCGAAGATCTCGACCGCGAACGCGAAGGATGTGGATTTCGCCGTGGAAAAGGCGCGGGAAGCTTTTGAGCGCGGGGAGTGGGCGAAAGCGCATCCCAGTGAGCGGAAGGATGTGCTGATCCGGCTGTGCAAGCTGATCACGCGACGGCGGCACGAATTCGCGGTGATGGAGAGCCTGGATAGCGGCAAGCCCATCCGCGACTGCGAGACGGTGGACATTCCCGAGGTCATTCACACGATCAAGTGGCATGCCGAGCTGATCGACAAGATCTATGACCAGGTGGGGCCGTCGGGCGACGACGCGCTGAGCCTGATCGTGCGCGAGCCTCTGGGCGTGGTGGCCTGCGTGCTGCCGTGGAACTTCCCGCTGTTGATGATGGCGTGGAAGATCGGGCCGGCGCTGGCGGCAGGCAATTCGGTGATCGTGAAGCCGGCCGAGCAGACCTCGCTCACCGCGTTGCGGCTGGCGGAGGTGGCGCATATGGCGGGCGTGCCGCGCGGTGTGTTGCAGGTGTTGCCGGGGGATGGGCCGAGCGTGGGCGAGCCCTTGGGCCTGCATATGGGCGTGGACATGGTGAGCTTTACCGGCTCGACCGAGACCGGCAAGCGGTTCCTGCGCTATGCGGCTAATTCCAATATGAAAAAGGTGACTTTGGAATGCGGGGGGAAAAACCCGGCTGTGGTTCTGGAGGATGCCGAAAACCTCGATCATGTGGCCGAGCATGTGGTGAACGCGGCCTTCTGGAACATGGGCGAGAACTGTTCGGCGGCCAGCCGGGTGATCGTGCACAAGGCCGTCAAGGCGCCGCTGATGCAGCGGATCGTGGCGCGGATGCGCGACTGGAAGACCGGCGATCCGCTGGACCCGGCCAATCATCTGGGGGCGCTTGTCGATGGCGAGCACACGAAGAAGGTGGCGGGGTATCTGAAAGGCAAGGCGGTGGCCGGGGGCGCCAAGCCCAAGGGCAATTTCATCGCGCCGACGGTCTACGAGGTGAAGAAGGACGACAAGCGGGCGAAGGAGGAGATTTTCGGCCCGGTCCTGTCGGTGATCGAGGTGGCGAGCGAGGCCGAGGCGATCGCGTTGGCCAATGACACGGCCTACGGGCTGGCGGCGTCGGTCTTTACCTCGAACGTGCGGCGGGCCATTCGGGCGGCGCGGGAGATCCGGGCGGGGACGGTGACGGTCAACTGCTATGGCGAGGGGGACATCGCGACGCCTTTTGGTGGCTACAAGCAGTCGGGGTTCGGTGGGCGCGACAACGGTGTCCATGCCCATGACCAGTTCACCGAGGTGAAGACGATCTGGGTCGATCTGAGTGATCCCAAGGACGGAGATCTGGTGGGATGA
- a CDS encoding NAD(P)-binding domain-containing protein yields MSRVGFLGTGHIAAPMARALARKGHDVTVSRRSEAVSAALAESGLGIAVAENAAVVEQSDVLLLCLRPAVWKDVVAGLPFRAEQKIVSVMAGVPMAEIVAACAPVRDVSVTIPYGFIENGGCPLPVAGDPGVVQALFGTENPVLPQADEAALNHHFAASTMVAAVLGLLEEGTGWLAGKTGSPEAAEIYVSNLVTGVLNGLSRDRAGELHDEKIALATPNTLNLQMVEGLAAQGAFDGLPGILDGISDSMEDDA; encoded by the coding sequence ATGAGCCGGGTCGGGTTCCTTGGGACCGGGCATATCGCGGCGCCGATGGCGCGGGCGCTGGCACGTAAGGGACATGACGTAACGGTGTCGCGCCGCAGCGAGGCGGTGTCGGCGGCGCTAGCGGAGAGCGGTCTGGGCATCGCAGTGGCGGAGAATGCGGCGGTCGTGGAGCAAAGCGATGTCTTGCTCTTGTGCCTGCGCCCGGCAGTCTGGAAAGACGTCGTTGCGGGCCTGCCGTTCCGGGCGGAACAGAAGATCGTTTCGGTCATGGCGGGCGTGCCGATGGCCGAGATCGTGGCGGCCTGTGCGCCGGTGCGGGACGTGTCGGTGACGATCCCTTACGGGTTTATCGAGAACGGTGGCTGCCCCTTGCCGGTGGCGGGGGATCCGGGTGTCGTGCAGGCGCTCTTTGGGACAGAGAACCCGGTGCTGCCTCAGGCGGACGAGGCGGCGCTGAACCACCATTTCGCGGCCTCGACCATGGTCGCCGCGGTGCTGGGCCTTCTGGAAGAGGGCACCGGGTGGCTGGCGGGCAAGACCGGGTCACCCGAGGCGGCGGAGATCTATGTGAGCAACCTGGTGACCGGGGTTCTGAACGGCCTAAGCCGGGACCGCGCGGGCGAGTTGCATGACGAGAAGATTGCGCTGGCCACACCCAACACCCTGAACCTGCAGATGGTCGAGGGGCTGGCGGCGCAGGGGGCCTTTGACGGGCTGCCCGGGATACTGGACGGAATATCAGACAGCATGGAGGACGACGCGTGA
- a CDS encoding carbon-nitrogen hydrolase family protein — protein sequence MTRPIHIACLQTRPMPDFASAWAEARPLAERAVADGAKVLFLPEYCGGLKTEGAAVAAPSAPEADHPFLRDAQAFAREAGVWINLGSIAVDGPDGRIINRGIMLDEQGRVTGRYDKIHMFDIQLSETEVYRESERVAPGNRAVIHDTPFGRIGHTICYDLRFPMLWRGLAQAGAEMLICPAAFTKKTGEAHWHVLNRARAIENTRFVVSPCAIGPVPGGGECFGHSLIVGPWGEVIAEGGTEPGVVQAEIDLDAVETAAGRVPSLTSDREFDMETPDPERSVA from the coding sequence ATGACGCGCCCGATCCATATCGCCTGCCTGCAGACACGGCCCATGCCCGATTTCGCATCGGCCTGGGCGGAGGCGCGGCCGCTGGCCGAGAGGGCGGTGGCGGACGGGGCGAAGGTTCTTTTCCTGCCGGAATATTGCGGCGGGTTGAAAACGGAGGGTGCGGCTGTGGCGGCGCCTTCTGCCCCCGAGGCGGATCATCCGTTTTTGAGAGATGCGCAGGCGTTTGCGCGGGAGGCGGGGGTGTGGATCAACCTAGGCTCCATCGCCGTCGATGGGCCTGACGGGCGGATCATTAATCGCGGGATCATGCTGGACGAACAGGGCAGGGTCACGGGGCGGTATGACAAGATCCACATGTTCGACATCCAGTTGAGCGAGACGGAAGTGTACCGCGAGAGCGAGCGGGTGGCGCCGGGCAACCGGGCCGTCATACACGACACGCCGTTCGGGCGGATCGGGCATACGATCTGTTACGACCTGCGGTTTCCGATGCTGTGGCGCGGGCTGGCGCAGGCCGGCGCGGAGATGCTGATCTGTCCCGCGGCCTTTACCAAGAAGACGGGCGAGGCGCATTGGCATGTGCTGAACCGGGCAAGGGCGATCGAGAATACGCGGTTCGTGGTGTCGCCCTGTGCGATCGGGCCGGTGCCGGGCGGGGGCGAATGCTTTGGTCATTCGCTGATCGTCGGGCCGTGGGGCGAGGTGATTGCCGAGGGTGGCACGGAGCCGGGCGTGGTTCAGGCGGAGATCGACCTGGATGCCGTCGAGACCGCTGCTGGCCGGGTGCCGAGCCTGACCAGCGACCGGGAGTTCGACATGGAAACGCCAGACCCCGAGAGGAGCGTGGCATGA
- a CDS encoding SDR family NAD(P)-dependent oxidoreductase yields MSRFDGKVALVTGGSSGMGAATAAMLAEGGARVFCAQRGASAHEDIAADFSDEAVPERVMAEVAEKAGTLDILVNNAGIMREGTVEETSKADWDIQLHMNLTVPFLLIRHGMGMLRADGGAIVNLGSVEGLGSNPRHPAYAASKAGLHGLTRAVAVDHGKDGVRCNAVAPGWIDTPLNEDFIESMPDPTAFRAGIAGIHPVRRTGKPEEVAQLICWLASDEASFVTGQVWTIDGGRMAQLSLP; encoded by the coding sequence ATGAGCAGGTTCGACGGCAAGGTCGCGCTGGTCACCGGCGGGTCGAGCGGCATGGGCGCGGCCACGGCGGCGATGCTGGCCGAGGGCGGCGCACGGGTGTTCTGTGCGCAGCGCGGCGCGTCGGCGCACGAGGATATCGCGGCGGATTTCAGTGATGAGGCGGTGCCCGAACGGGTGATGGCAGAGGTCGCGGAGAAGGCGGGCACGCTTGATATTCTGGTGAACAATGCCGGGATCATGCGCGAGGGCACTGTCGAGGAGACGTCAAAGGCGGACTGGGACATCCAGTTGCATATGAACCTCACGGTGCCGTTCCTGCTGATCCGCCACGGGATGGGGATGTTGCGCGCGGATGGTGGCGCGATTGTCAATCTCGGCTCGGTCGAAGGGCTGGGCTCGAACCCGCGGCATCCGGCCTATGCCGCGTCGAAGGCAGGGTTGCACGGGCTGACCCGTGCCGTCGCGGTGGATCACGGGAAGGACGGCGTGCGCTGCAACGCGGTGGCGCCGGGGTGGATCGACACACCGCTGAACGAGGATTTCATAGAGAGCATGCCGGACCCGACGGCGTTTCGCGCCGGGATCGCGGGGATTCACCCTGTGCGGCGGACCGGCAAACCCGAGGAGGTGGCGCAATTGATCTGCTGGCTGGCAAGCGACGAGGCGAGTTTCGTGACCGGACAGGTTTGGACCATAGACGGCGGCCGGATGGCCCAATTGAGCCTGCCATGA
- a CDS encoding FAD-binding oxidoreductase: protein MPCDPGVTGWNAILPEAEPAQPLEEAATADWLVIGGGFAGLAAVRRLSQLHPEARIVLLEAKRIGEGPAGRNSGFMIDLPHDLSSEDYGGALEKDMAQTRMNRAAINFAAEMAEAFGLGVEAFVRSGKTNAAASAKGHRHNLDYAAHLEAMGEAHDLLDADAMRDLTGSDYYRSGLYTPGTAMIQPALFVQGVARGLASNRVRICEDSPVTELRREGDWVAMTPKGRVTAPKVILAVNGHAESFGQFKGRLLHLFLYASMTRPLSEDELARLRGAARWGLTPADPMGSTVRKISGTGGTRIIMRNRVTYDPSLKISQGRVAGMGRSHDKAFAARFPQLAGVEMEYRWGGRLCLSWNGAPALGEVEEGLFSACCQNGLGTARGTLHGMAMAELASGIESEIVDHVMAQGTPSRLPPLPFTYVGATATMKWGEWKAGAEL, encoded by the coding sequence ATGCCTTGCGATCCCGGTGTGACCGGGTGGAACGCGATCCTGCCCGAGGCGGAACCTGCGCAGCCGCTGGAAGAGGCGGCGACGGCGGACTGGCTGGTGATCGGCGGCGGATTTGCCGGGCTGGCGGCGGTGCGGCGGTTGAGTCAGCTGCACCCGGAGGCGCGGATCGTGCTGCTGGAGGCGAAGCGGATCGGTGAAGGGCCGGCGGGGCGAAACTCGGGCTTCATGATCGACCTGCCGCATGACCTGTCGTCGGAGGATTACGGCGGCGCGCTGGAGAAGGATATGGCGCAGACGCGGATGAACCGCGCGGCGATAAACTTTGCCGCAGAGATGGCGGAGGCGTTCGGGCTGGGCGTGGAGGCGTTCGTGCGGTCGGGCAAGACCAACGCGGCGGCGAGTGCGAAAGGGCATCGGCACAACTTGGATTATGCCGCGCACCTGGAGGCGATGGGCGAGGCGCATGATCTGCTCGATGCCGACGCCATGCGGGATCTGACCGGATCGGACTATTACCGCAGCGGGCTATACACGCCCGGGACTGCGATGATCCAGCCGGCGCTGTTCGTGCAGGGCGTGGCGCGCGGGCTGGCCAGCAATCGCGTAAGGATTTGCGAGGATAGCCCGGTGACGGAACTGCGGCGCGAGGGTGATTGGGTGGCCATGACGCCGAAAGGCCGGGTGACGGCGCCGAAGGTGATTTTGGCCGTCAACGGACATGCCGAGAGTTTCGGGCAGTTCAAGGGACGGCTGCTGCATCTGTTTCTCTATGCGTCGATGACCCGGCCTTTGAGCGAGGACGAGCTTGCACGACTGCGCGGCGCGGCGCGTTGGGGGCTGACACCTGCCGACCCGATGGGCAGCACGGTGCGAAAGATCAGCGGGACGGGCGGCACGCGAATCATCATGCGCAACCGGGTCACGTATGATCCGTCGCTGAAGATTTCCCAAGGCCGGGTGGCAGGGATGGGACGGTCGCATGACAAGGCTTTCGCGGCGCGGTTCCCGCAATTGGCGGGCGTCGAAATGGAGTATCGCTGGGGCGGTCGGTTGTGCCTGAGCTGGAACGGCGCGCCGGCGCTGGGCGAGGTCGAGGAGGGGCTTTTCTCGGCCTGTTGCCAGAACGGTCTGGGCACGGCGCGGGGCACGCTGCACGGGATGGCGATGGCGGAGCTGGCTTCGGGGATCGAGAGCGAGATCGTGGACCACGTCATGGCGCAGGGAACACCGTCGCGCCTGCCGCCGCTGCCCTTCACCTATGTCGGGGCGACTGCGACGATGAAGTGGGGAGAGTGGAAGGCGGGGGCGGAACTCTAG
- a CDS encoding trimethylamine methyltransferase family protein, producing MLPSLKRGLPLTEPMSAEEIERIDAASMDILENVGVVFRDEIAIADWKRVGAEVRDGDRVHLDRGLVRELIKSIPDTFTYHARNPANNLPFGREHAIFVPMTGAPFLRDLDDVRRNPTLEDLANFHKLAQMSPALHSSAHHIVEPYDHPISQRHLRITYSSMKHSDKTFMGMTTSPKNAEDVMEMCAILFGEDFLEDHPVATGNCNGNSPLVWDETMLGAMRAFCRRNQPVLCSPFVLGGANTPASVAPAVAQLNAEALSALAYTQVVRKGCPAIYGHYLSTVSMKSGAPMAGTPEISLMNMMIGQMARFYGVPWRSSTNLGGAKTLDAQAGYESATTLMALQMAGTNYMWHAAGWNEAGMHCSMAKFVIDAEQCAMAYRMAEGIRWDDFDEAVAAVGDIGPGGHYLGHPHTLANFQRAFFMPDLFDNNSIEQWQAEGGVEANARAQAYARKMLNEYEEPKLDEAVNEALLAYVTKRESEIPAADALNQEY from the coding sequence ATGTTGCCCAGCCTTAAGCGGGGGCTGCCGCTGACCGAGCCGATGAGCGCGGAAGAGATCGAGCGCATCGACGCGGCGAGCATGGATATCCTGGAAAACGTGGGGGTGGTGTTCCGCGACGAGATCGCGATTGCCGACTGGAAGCGTGTGGGCGCGGAGGTGCGCGACGGCGACCGGGTGCATCTGGACCGGGGGCTGGTGCGGGAGTTGATCAAGTCGATCCCCGACACGTTCACCTATCACGCGCGGAACCCGGCCAATAACCTGCCATTCGGCCGCGAGCACGCGATCTTCGTGCCGATGACGGGCGCACCGTTCCTGCGCGATCTGGACGACGTGCGGCGCAATCCGACGCTGGAGGACCTGGCGAATTTCCACAAGCTGGCGCAGATGTCGCCGGCGCTGCATTCCAGCGCGCATCATATCGTGGAGCCCTATGACCACCCGATCAGCCAGCGGCATCTGCGGATCACCTATTCCAGCATGAAGCACTCGGACAAGACGTTCATGGGGATGACGACCAGCCCGAAGAACGCCGAGGATGTGATGGAGATGTGCGCGATCCTCTTTGGGGAAGACTTCCTCGAGGATCATCCGGTGGCGACGGGCAACTGCAACGGCAACAGCCCGCTTGTGTGGGACGAAACCATGCTTGGCGCGATGCGGGCGTTCTGCCGCCGCAACCAGCCGGTGCTGTGCAGCCCGTTCGTTCTGGGCGGGGCCAATACGCCGGCGTCTGTTGCGCCTGCCGTGGCGCAGTTGAATGCCGAGGCGCTGAGCGCGCTGGCCTATACTCAGGTCGTGCGCAAGGGGTGTCCGGCCATTTACGGGCATTACCTTTCGACGGTCAGCATGAAGTCGGGCGCGCCGATGGCGGGAACGCCGGAGATCAGCCTGATGAACATGATGATCGGCCAGATGGCGCGGTTCTACGGCGTGCCGTGGCGGTCCTCGACCAACCTTGGCGGGGCCAAGACGCTGGACGCGCAGGCGGGGTACGAGAGTGCGACGACCCTGATGGCGTTGCAGATGGCCGGGACCAATTACATGTGGCACGCGGCGGGCTGGAACGAGGCGGGGATGCATTGCTCGATGGCGAAGTTCGTGATCGACGCCGAGCAATGCGCGATGGCCTACCGCATGGCCGAGGGCATCCGCTGGGACGATTTCGATGAGGCGGTGGCGGCCGTGGGCGATATCGGCCCCGGGGGGCATTACCTTGGCCATCCCCATACGCTGGCGAATTTCCAGCGGGCGTTCTTCATGCCGGATCTCTTTGACAACAACTCGATCGAGCAGTGGCAGGCCGAGGGTGGGGTGGAGGCGAATGCAAGGGCGCAGGCCTATGCGCGCAAGATGCTGAACGAGTATGAAGAGCCGAAGCTGGACGAGGCTGTGAACGAGGCGCTGCTGGCGTATGTTACGAAACGGGAAAGCGAGATCCCGGCGGCGGATGCGTTGAACCAGGAGTATTGA